The stretch of DNA ATCCGGAGCCGGTCAACGTCTGTGACTACACCGGTGCCGGCACCACCGCGAGTCCCTACCGGCGGGAGACCAGCAACTGCGTGATGGGCGACGGCAAGCCGGTGCTCCGCGTCCTGGGTCCTCAGGGCCTCTACACGGGCGAGCGGAGTGCGATCCCGCCCGGCGGCCAGGTTCTCCGGCCCGTTGGTGCAGGCGGCTCGGTCGACGTGAAGTTCGACCTCTGGGGCAACGGCTCAGGTCACTTCACCACGGCCGCAACTGGCGACGCCCGACTCGGCCACTCGGGAGGAACCCCGCTGACCGCTACCTTCACCGGCACCTACAGCTCGGGCGGGGCGGGCGGCGGCACGAGCATCGACTCAGCCGGCGGGACGAGCGAGAGCGCCGCGGGGCTGTCGATCGCGACGGCCGACAACGTGGCGACCGTGACGATCACGCCGAACGCGGCCTACTGCAGCGACGACAACGACTACTCGGTTACCGTCACCGTGACGGCCGACGCGACGGAAACGGATCAGGTGACCCCCGGCATCGTCGAGAATCCACCGGACAACGACGAGGCGGCGACCAGCTCGGTCGTGGTCGTCTGCCAGTAGAGGAGAGAAGCCGTGAAGCAGATCATCCCCGTCGCACTGCTCGCCGGTGCGTTCCCGGCTCTGCTCGCGGGCCAGACCGTCACGATCGACTGCCCGCGCTGCCAGGTGGCGCCCTACTTCGCGGGAAACGGCGGCTTCGTTGGCGAGTCGGCCGAGCGGGGCGGCGTGACCGGGGTCGAGTTCTTCCTGGTCTGCGGCCAAACGACGATCTCGTCCAAGATCCAGCCCGACAGCGACGGCATCGTGCGCCAGGTTCTGAGCAGCGCCAGTGGCTTCGCCTGCGCCGATGGAGCAGCCGGGACGCTCGAAGTTGACAACCTGAAACCAGGCGCCTGGTACTGGATCAACGACGACCAGAACTCGGCGGTGGCCCCCTTCATCCCGAAGGAGGCGATCGACGCGGAGCTGATCGACGTCACGGACCCGGGCGGCCTGGAGATCGACACGCCGGCGGGCGGCATCGGCACCTACGTCAAGCACGTTCCCACGGGCCGGGTCGGCATCATCCCGCGCATCGTGCCGACGAAGCCGATCCGCGGCTGTAGCGGCATGGTGGGAGACGAGACCGCGAGCGACTGCCATCTCGGTTCGTCCGACGGCTGGCGACTCACCCTGAGTGCCTCCGAGATCATCCGGCCGACCGGGACCGCCCCGGAGAGGGAGGTCGTCATCACGCTCCACGGGGAGGACTTCATCACGACGCAAAGGCTCTCCGTGCGTGGGGCGATCGAGCACCACACGAGCGTGAACGCCATCCGGTTCGGGAACGACGGCGGAGCACCGACCGACGAGCGGGAAGAGGGTGTCAACAAGTGGTCGGTGTTCGTCGGCACGGACGACAACCGGTGCCTGGCCGCCAACAACGATCCCGACCGCCTGAACGAGCAGACGATCACCTTCGAGGTCGCGGCAATGGCCGGGGCGATTCCGGGCCTGGGAGAAGACGGCCTCGAGACGACCTTCGAGGTCAACTGCCCCGACGATGCGGCGGCGAGCACAGGCGCCGAACTGGTGCCGGAGAACCCGTTCCCGGTCGACGAGTAGGCGCTACCGAAAGCGCGCACGCCGGTATCGTCCCGCTCGGCATAAGAACCAGCGCCCCTTTCCGTCCTAGTCCATAGAAGTGCCTGCGGTCGCTCTGACCCGTCGGCCCTTCCGGTACGATGAAGGAACTGATGAGCGTCGCCACGTTCGACACCCTCGCGGCCGTTCGCAACCTGGAGAAGGCCGGCATGGGGACTTCCCAGGCTGAAGCCGTTACCGAGACGATCCGCATCGCGGTTTTCCAGGGGGTCGCCACCAAGGAGGACATCGGCGACTTGCGTGGCGAGATTGGCGAGTTGCGGTCGGCTACGCAGTCGGACATCGCCGAGCTGCGTGCCGAAATGAAGGCGGAAACCGCCGATCTGCGCATGGGTCTAGAAGCGCTCCGCGCCGACGTAGAGAAAGTCCGCGCCGACATGACTTGGCGCATGGTGCTGATCATGGGCGCGATGCTCGGACTCTTCACCGCGCTCGACCGGTTCTTCCTCAACTAACGCTTTCAGACTTGGGCGCCTGCGCCCGGCGGCGCTCGTAGCAGGAAGGAGAACGAAGACCAGAACCAGCAACGACCAGGCCGACCCGACGTCAGTCAACCGGACGCACTTGGATCGTCAGTCGGAGCGATCCGAGTACGAAAGCCTGTTGCGGTATGGGGAGCTTGAGGACGCTCTGGTGGGGGGCGAGCTTTGGGCCGCGTTGGAGGCTCTCGGCATGGAAGTGCAGTGGACGTGCGGGGGTTTGCACGTCCAGCGCGGCGGCAAGGAGTTCGCCCTGGGACCCATGGCGACGACTCGCAACGAAGTCGTGGCCGTCTTTCTGGAGACGACAATGCGCTTCGAGTGGATTCAGTACTTCCTGGCCACCTTGTCCAGGTTCCTCGACTGGCAGCCGGCCCACCGACATAGGAAGATCCACGGCGCGCTGGCCTATCTGAATTGCGAGGACGAGGCGAGACGGTACGCGGAGCGCGTGGGGTTGTTCCTCATCCGAGTCGTCGATGGTCGCGCGAGCGTCGAGAACGGCCCCGGCTTCGAACCGCGCTGCTTTGGCCGCGGGGCGGCGCGGCCACCGCGCTAGAGTGAGTCTGATGAGCGTGTCCGTCCCGCTCGGCGGCCGCCGCGCGCGGCAGTCGCTGTTCCTGCTGCGCGAACTCGTCGTGCGGAACCTGCGGTCGCGCTACGCGGGCTCGGTCCTGGGCCTCCTGTGGTCGCTGGTCAATCCGCTGTGGCAGCTCGCGCTGTTCACGTTCGTCTTTGCGCACGTGGTCAAGTTCGGGATCCCGGGTGAGCAGACGGAGAGATTCGCCGTTTTCCTGTTCTGCGGGCTGCTGCCCTGGTTCGCGATCCACGAGGGGGTGAGCCGCTCCGCGTCGGCGATTACGGACAGCGCCGACCTGGTCAAGAAGATGCTCCTGCCGGCCGAGCTCCTGGTGGCTTCCCTGGTTCTGGGTGCGATGCTCCACTCCGGAGTCGGCGCCCTGGCGTTCATCGTCGTCCTGGCCCTGCTGGGTGAACTGTCGGTGGCCAGCCTTCCCCTGCTGCTGGTCGCGGTCGTGCTGCAGGCGGCGATGACCTTCGGCATCGGCCTGGGCCTGGCGGGAGCGAACGTCTATTTCCGCGACATCGCGCAGGCGACGGGCCTGATCCTGAACACCTGGTTCTTCGTCACGCCGATCATCTACTCGATCAACTTCATCGAGAACGGGACGCTTCGGCAGTTGCTGGAACTCAACCCGCTGACTGGCCTGGTCTACCTCTACCGCGCGGCGTTTCTCGGCGGCGGGCTTCGGGTCAGCCTGGTGCCGCTGATCGCCTTTGCCACCGGAGCCGTGGTCCTGGGCGGAGCGCTGTTCGCCCGGTTGAAGGACGGCCTGGCGGATGAAATCTGACCCGTCGATCACGGCGGTCATCGTCCACTACCGGACGCCGGACTTCCTCGCGGCTTCGGTGGAGGCCCTCCAGGCGGACGCGCGCGACGCGGACCTGAGGGTCCAGATCGTCGTCGTGGACAACGGGGCGGCCTCGGCGTCGCCGGAAGAGCGGCTCGACACCGGGCATCTCCGGACGTGCGTGATCGAGCCGCCGTCCAACCTGGGGTACGCGGGCGGGGTCAATCTCGGCGCCCGCGCGCCGGCGGGCGACGTGCTGCTGCTGATGAACGCGGACGTCATCGTCGTGCCGGGGTGTCTTCGGGCGCTCGTCGAGGCACTGGGCGAGGCGGATGTCGCCGGTCCACGGCTGTTCTGGGACCGGGGCGGCCGGCTGATGCTGCCGCCGCAGCAGGTCCGCACGCGCGCCGCCGAGCTGGACGCGGTCTGCGCCGAGCGGTCGAAGCTCTGGGGCCGTTCGTACCGCCGGCGGTGGCGGCGCCGCGCCCGGGCGTTCTGGTCGGCCAGCGAGCCGATGCCCTGCTTCGAGCTGACCGGCGCCATGCTCGCCATGAGGGCGGACTGCTGGCGCCGGGTCGGGCCGTTCGACGAGGGCTTCCGGCTCTACTTCGAGGAGACCGACTGGCTGTTGCGGGCGCGGGCGAAGGGCGCGCGGGCGGTGCTGGCGCCGGCGGCGCGCGCGGTGCATGCGTACGACCAGAGCGCGCAGCGTGAGCCTCGGGCCCAGCGATGGTTCGAGGAGTCGATGAAACGTTTCCGGCGTCGGCGCTACGGCGCCTGGTTCGCGGGGTTGCTTGGGCTGGTCGAGCGTCTGCCGCGCCGCTTCGCCGATCCGCCGGCGCTCCCCGCCGCGCCGGTGGAAGGCGAGGCGTGGATCGAGGTTACGACCCTGCCTCTGGGCGTGCCGTCGGCCGGCTGCCGCCTGGCTGCGAAGGCCCCGGCGGACTTCGAGCTCCCGGCCGAAGTGGTCCGGGAGGCGCGCGCGGACCTGTCGGTTCGGGCGAGCGGCGCGGGCTGCCGCGATCTGCGGGGCAAGTAGCATCGCCTTCGTGAACGCGGAGCGCGGCTCGGAGACGGCCACCGCGGCGGTCGAGGCCTGGCAGCGTTGCCTCGAACGCCGCCGTGCCGGCGCGGAGCCGGAAGGTGGTCTCGACCAGGCGGTGGCGGCCGTGCTGCCGCGTGGCGGTCTGACGGCGATGCCGCGCGAGGGGCTTCGCGTGGTGGTTGGTTCCGAGGCGATCCGCGCCGTGGAGGAGTTGCCGGACGAGGTGCTCGTCGGGTGGGCGTACGATGCGGCTGCAGGCGAGTCCGCACCGAGCGGCTACGACCGGCTGATCGTGGATCTGCTGGAGGGAGGGTTCCGGCTGGTGGCCGAGCGGGGCGGGCTTCCCGCTCCGGTCGCGGGGCAGGAAGCGGCGCCGCCGTTCCGCGTGGTGCGCGGGCGCCGCGACGGCTACCGGGTGCGCGGCTATCGCCCGGGCGATGAAGACGGCATCTTCGACTTGTTCCGGGAGACGTTCGGTGCCGATCAGGATCCGGAGCACTGGAAGTGGCGGTACGTCGACAATCCACGTGGCGGTCCACGGATCTCGCTTGCCTTCTCGCCCGACGGCGAGCTCGTCTGCCAGTACTGCGCGTACCCGGTGCGCTGGCACGGCCTGCCGCCGCTGAGCCCCGACGACAGCCACCAGGTCGGCGACACGATGACCCGCCCAAGTGCCCGCGCCGTGGGCCGCGGGCCGACCAGCCTGCTGACGCGGACGGGGAGACACTTCTATCTCACACACTGCAGGAACCGGATTGCCTTCAACTATGGCTTCAACACCGGCAACATCACGAAGTTCTCCTGTCGTTTTCTCGAAGCCGAGGTGGTGGAGGACGCTCCCTACCGTGAATTGCCGCCGGGAGCGCCGCTCGGCCGCGGCAGCCGGTTGCGCCGCCACTACGACCTGAGGCGCGTCACGGAGCCGTCGGAGGTCGGAGCGGCGTTCGACGCCTTGTTCGAGCGGGTGAGCGGCCGCTACGGGCTGCTGGTCGAGCGTTCGGCCGAGTACCTGCGCTGGCGCTATCTCGACTGCCCGGTCGAGGGTCCCGGGTTGATCGCCGCGTACCGGAGGGGACGCCTGGTGGCATGGGTGGCGGCGATGCGGTTCCGCGATCGCGTGGAGTGGGGCGATGCGCTGGTCGATCCGGCCGAGCGGCCCGCCCTGCGCGCGCTGCTCGAGGAGATGCGCGCGCCCGATCTCCCGATCGTTGGCTGGTTCAGTGAACGGCCGCGCTGGTGGTCAAGGGAACTGGACAGCCTCGGGTTCGTCCGGCGACCGGAGCCGCAGTCGCTGGTCACGATCCAGGTGCCGTTCGTTTGCCGCGACGCGCACTCGCGGTTGGGCCGGGCGTACTACACGAAGGGCGACAGCGATTTGTTCTAGGATGAACTCAGCCACCCCTATCCTGTCCCGGATCGCCGTAGGCCTCGCAGCCGCGATCAGCCTGCCCGCCGCGGCCACGGCCCAGCAGCTCTGGAGCATCGAGGAAGTCACGGCGCAACCGCTCTCGCGGATCGTGATCAACGGCATGGCGGTCAGCGCCGCGGCCGCGGGCAACCCAACCACCGCGGCGGCGGAAGTGCGGGTGGAGTTCGACTACCTGCGGCTCGGCATGGGCTACCTCGAGCTCCCCCTGCCGGACGGCTCGATGATTGCGGCCGAGAACGCGGTGTTTGAGGACCGCGGAGGCGGCAACCTGATGTGGACGGGGGAGGTGCCGGGGGCCGGTTACGAGAGCGTGCTGTTCACCGTCCAGGACGGGTACTTGGTGGGCTGGTTCGGGGAGCCGGGCGGCCCGAAGTACGTCGTCTACGCTGGACCGGACGGCAGTGGCTCGTTGGCCGTGGAGGTAGGGCCGGCCGGCGACTGGTGCGCTGCGGGGACCGAGCCGGCCGGCGACCTGGTGCGGGATGTTGCCGCGGCAGCGAACAGCCAGGGTTCAGTGGCCGCGCAGTCGAGCGACGACCGTCTGAACATCCTTACGCTCTACACAACCGGAACCGAGCGGTTCTGGCGGGTGATCGGCGGTCCGGCGATGGGCGTCCAGCAGCTCGCCGACTACCTGAACATGGCGCTTCGCAATGGCGCAATCAAGGAAACCGCGAACCTGATCCCCGTGCGTTGGGACCCCAAGCACGCGAACCACCCGCGGACGCAGGGAT from Acidobacteriota bacterium encodes:
- a CDS encoding glycosyltransferase family 2 protein; this encodes MKSDPSITAVIVHYRTPDFLAASVEALQADARDADLRVQIVVVDNGAASASPEERLDTGHLRTCVIEPPSNLGYAGGVNLGARAPAGDVLLLMNADVIVVPGCLRALVEALGEADVAGPRLFWDRGGRLMLPPQQVRTRAAELDAVCAERSKLWGRSYRRRWRRRARAFWSASEPMPCFELTGAMLAMRADCWRRVGPFDEGFRLYFEETDWLLRARAKGARAVLAPAARAVHAYDQSAQREPRAQRWFEESMKRFRRRRYGAWFAGLLGLVERLPRRFADPPALPAAPVEGEAWIEVTTLPLGVPSAGCRLAAKAPADFELPAEVVREARADLSVRASGAGCRDLRGK
- a CDS encoding GNAT family N-acetyltransferase, whose protein sequence is MNAERGSETATAAVEAWQRCLERRRAGAEPEGGLDQAVAAVLPRGGLTAMPREGLRVVVGSEAIRAVEELPDEVLVGWAYDAAAGESAPSGYDRLIVDLLEGGFRLVAERGGLPAPVAGQEAAPPFRVVRGRRDGYRVRGYRPGDEDGIFDLFRETFGADQDPEHWKWRYVDNPRGGPRISLAFSPDGELVCQYCAYPVRWHGLPPLSPDDSHQVGDTMTRPSARAVGRGPTSLLTRTGRHFYLTHCRNRIAFNYGFNTGNITKFSCRFLEAEVVEDAPYRELPPGAPLGRGSRLRRHYDLRRVTEPSEVGAAFDALFERVSGRYGLLVERSAEYLRWRYLDCPVEGPGLIAAYRRGRLVAWVAAMRFRDRVEWGDALVDPAERPALRALLEEMRAPDLPIVGWFSERPRWWSRELDSLGFVRRPEPQSLVTIQVPFVCRDAHSRLGRAYYTKGDSDLF
- a CDS encoding ABC transporter permease translates to MSVSVPLGGRRARQSLFLLRELVVRNLRSRYAGSVLGLLWSLVNPLWQLALFTFVFAHVVKFGIPGEQTERFAVFLFCGLLPWFAIHEGVSRSASAITDSADLVKKMLLPAELLVASLVLGAMLHSGVGALAFIVVLALLGELSVASLPLLLVAVVLQAAMTFGIGLGLAGANVYFRDIAQATGLILNTWFFVTPIIYSINFIENGTLRQLLELNPLTGLVYLYRAAFLGGGLRVSLVPLIAFATGAVVLGGALFARLKDGLADEI
- a CDS encoding DUF1640 domain-containing protein — translated: MSVATFDTLAAVRNLEKAGMGTSQAEAVTETIRIAVFQGVATKEDIGDLRGEIGELRSATQSDIAELRAEMKAETADLRMGLEALRADVEKVRADMTWRMVLIMGAMLGLFTALDRFFLN